In Malus sylvestris chromosome 15, drMalSylv7.2, whole genome shotgun sequence, a single genomic region encodes these proteins:
- the LOC126602480 gene encoding F-box protein GID2-like, with protein sequence MKRASSGDDSMAAASSADVKMKRVKVEEEEEEMVVDCVDQDELKGAGFSNLDDNLIFEVFKHVDARTLGVASCVSKQWHKTAEDERLWELICTRQWANIGCGNQQLRSVVLALGGFRRLHSLSIWPFSKPSSVSSSSAPSSSSSGASSSASPWATAPVKPMPNPKPPTARWGKDEVNLSLSLLSIRFYEKMNYANRGR encoded by the coding sequence ATGAAGAGAGCATCATCGGGGGACGATTCGATGGCGGCGGCGAGTTCGGCGGATGTCAAGATGAAGAGGGTTAAggtggaggaagaggaggaggagatggTGGTTGACTGCGTTGACCAGGATGAGCTGAAAGGGGCGGGGTTTTCGAATCTGGACGACAATCTGATCTTCGAGGTGTTCAAGCACGTGGACGCGCGGACGTTGGGGGTGGCGTCGTGCGTGAGCAAGCAGTGGCACAAGACGGCGGAGGACGAGCGGCTCTGGGAGCTGATATGTACCAGGCAATGGGCTAACATCGGCTGCGGCAACCAGCAGCTGAGATCTGTGGTCCTCGCGCTTGGCGGATTCCGGCGGCTCCACTCCCTATCCATCTGGCCGTTCAGTAAGCCCTCCTCCGTCTCTTCCAGCTctgctccttcttcttcctcgtcgGGTGCGTCCTCCTCGGCTTCGCCTTGGGCGACGGCTCCGGTGAAGCCGATGCCGAATCCAAAGCCGCCAACCGCTCGTTGGGGAAAAGACGAGGTGAATCTGTCGCTCTCGCTTCTCTCGATTCGGTTTTATGAGAAGATGAACTACGCGAACAGGGGACGATGA